The following coding sequences are from one Litorihabitans aurantiacus window:
- a CDS encoding DUF7426 family protein, translating to MSAVDFAAWARPNLELLLGGRTFVVRPPSVAQARLVLALAVRFEVGEERTPPEVMEILDGLPDDGHPALGETYTEIVEAGIDPVTLSRVGVYATLVWARGREYADAAAEIIWGPERDAAAADAPGKASSRSRSGRRRTSPTSGSATPTTTTSTASRSTASTGRSRAKPKGKPSR from the coding sequence GTGAGCGCGGTCGACTTCGCCGCGTGGGCCAGGCCGAACCTCGAGCTGCTGCTGGGCGGACGCACCTTCGTGGTGCGTCCGCCCTCGGTGGCCCAGGCCCGCCTGGTCCTGGCGCTGGCGGTTCGCTTCGAGGTCGGCGAGGAGCGCACGCCGCCCGAGGTCATGGAGATCCTCGACGGCCTCCCCGACGACGGCCACCCTGCGCTCGGCGAGACCTACACCGAGATCGTCGAGGCCGGGATTGACCCCGTCACCCTGTCCCGGGTCGGCGTGTACGCGACGCTCGTGTGGGCGCGCGGCCGGGAGTACGCCGATGCCGCCGCCGAGATCATCTGGGGTCCCGAGCGCGACGCCGCGGCGGCCGATGCTCCGGGAAAAGCGTCAAGCCGATCGCGGAGTGGACGGCGCAGGACTTCGCCGACCTCGGGATCGGCGACCCCTACGACCACGACGTCAACGGCGTCCCGCTCTACCGCAAGTACCGGCCGATCCCGCGCGAAGCCCAAGGGGAAGCCCAGCCGGTAG
- a CDS encoding type II toxin-antitoxin system RelE/ParE family toxin, with amino-acid sequence MHVEYDSNDLERLCTDEKEMKRERSDLVKKLPLRIKALEEAQSVSHLKEHDPLGHWHQLTGDWEGHWAGSVSKNHRIIIRPEGVARDALGEAVFVTVVEAGYDYH; translated from the coding sequence ATGCACGTGGAGTACGACAGCAACGATCTCGAGCGTCTGTGTACCGACGAGAAGGAGATGAAGCGCGAGCGCTCAGACCTAGTTAAGAAGCTGCCGCTACGCATCAAGGCGCTGGAGGAGGCGCAGTCAGTCTCCCACCTGAAGGAACACGACCCGCTCGGGCACTGGCATCAGCTAACCGGGGACTGGGAAGGGCACTGGGCAGGGAGTGTGTCCAAAAACCATCGAATCATCATTCGCCCCGAGGGTGTCGCACGCGACGCACTCGGGGAAGCAGTGTTTGTAACCGTCGTCGAAGCCGGCTATGACTATCATTAA
- a CDS encoding helix-turn-helix domain-containing protein: MSTTNYAVAPGAYLEEWLEDEGLSQGQAAAMLGYSRKQVNEIVNGRAPITPDAATRLGRVTPIPAESWLLHEAKYRSDRARILDEERLAEHAGEIHANAAAYLREIGFTQATKRSPGNLVSDFLAFHRFGTWEAYQESHEVETTGEWALAALKESKSLVDQTLLTTWLRAGEMTEAFELGQTCTYDSEKLESMLPELRERAARPDDTLLKDLNSMLLQAGVIYLMVKPPQRFPLYGVTRWINGRIPVIQQTGRRCGDGFVIWTFFHEIGHLLHDPRGELHLEFQKESQRNSAAEKRANAFAFETLFGDEGLAPFKGLTYSSQIARVAKQVGVSPGTAVHQLHRKRLLHYTYCNDLTVNLEGTFS, from the coding sequence ATGAGTACTACTAACTACGCCGTTGCCCCTGGCGCTTACCTCGAAGAATGGCTCGAAGACGAGGGCCTCTCGCAGGGCCAGGCTGCCGCAATGCTTGGGTACAGCCGCAAGCAGGTCAACGAAATTGTGAATGGTCGTGCCCCGATTACCCCTGACGCGGCAACTCGACTCGGACGTGTAACTCCAATCCCGGCCGAGTCCTGGCTTCTCCACGAGGCGAAGTATCGCTCCGATCGAGCCCGAATTCTCGATGAAGAGCGCCTAGCGGAGCATGCGGGCGAGATTCACGCCAACGCTGCAGCATACTTGCGTGAAATTGGTTTCACGCAAGCTACAAAGCGCAGCCCTGGCAATCTGGTCTCCGATTTTCTCGCTTTTCACCGATTCGGCACGTGGGAGGCGTATCAGGAGTCACACGAGGTCGAGACCACGGGTGAGTGGGCCCTGGCCGCCCTGAAGGAGAGCAAGTCCCTGGTCGACCAGACACTACTCACTACCTGGCTGCGCGCCGGTGAGATGACCGAAGCATTCGAGCTCGGTCAGACTTGCACGTACGACTCCGAAAAGCTGGAATCCATGCTCCCGGAACTTCGGGAACGAGCGGCGCGTCCTGACGACACATTACTCAAAGACTTGAACTCGATGCTCTTGCAAGCCGGCGTCATCTATCTGATGGTGAAGCCACCGCAGCGCTTCCCCCTTTATGGTGTAACGCGCTGGATCAATGGGCGGATCCCGGTCATTCAGCAAACCGGTCGTAGATGCGGTGACGGATTCGTAATCTGGACTTTCTTCCACGAAATCGGCCACCTCTTGCACGACCCGCGAGGTGAATTGCATCTAGAGTTTCAGAAGGAGTCTCAGCGAAACAGCGCGGCCGAGAAGCGCGCCAATGCGTTCGCCTTCGAGACTCTCTTTGGAGACGAAGGCCTTGCCCCCTTCAAGGGGCTCACGTACAGCAGCCAGATTGCGCGCGTGGCAAAGCAGGTAGGAGTTTCGCCTGGTACGGCAGTGCACCAGCTTCACCGCAAGCGACTTCTTCACTACACCTACTGCAACGACCTGACCGTGAATCTGGAAGGCACCTTCTCCTGA
- a CDS encoding helix-turn-helix domain-containing protein, which translates to MAIALERHTYSPSGERRSNEVTMVRVPINDEPRMLSAKEVADRLQVETTWVTRQASDGLLPGFRLGKRWRFDPIEIADWLVARQNRLVPEAPPMRRRFADYPMRPVDLDPPASIDLRDHLTSDQVADAIRVPVGAVRGWIQSGLLPGYHVSRKWFVAPAVYDEMVEILRDGERLALLAVGGARTGWARDCLESEMLDRRNGFLHLTPESHRRGGGPPIRWVNRRSQRSRPSE; encoded by the coding sequence TTGGCGATCGCACTGGAGCGCCACACCTACTCCCCGAGCGGTGAGCGACGCAGCAACGAGGTGACCATGGTCCGCGTCCCGATCAACGACGAACCTCGCATGCTGAGTGCGAAGGAGGTCGCCGATCGTCTCCAGGTCGAGACGACCTGGGTCACCAGGCAGGCATCCGACGGGCTCCTGCCGGGGTTCCGGCTGGGCAAGCGCTGGCGGTTCGATCCGATCGAGATCGCCGACTGGCTGGTTGCGCGGCAGAACCGTCTCGTCCCCGAAGCCCCGCCCATGCGTCGGCGCTTCGCCGACTACCCCATGAGGCCGGTCGACCTCGACCCACCAGCATCGATCGACCTGCGAGACCACCTCACATCGGACCAGGTCGCCGACGCCATCCGCGTCCCGGTCGGCGCAGTGCGCGGATGGATCCAGTCCGGTCTCCTGCCCGGATACCACGTCAGCCGCAAGTGGTTCGTAGCGCCAGCGGTGTACGACGAGATGGTCGAGATCCTGCGCGACGGAGAACGGCTTGCCCTACTAGCAGTTGGCGGCGCGCGCACGGGATGGGCCCGCGACTGCCTCGAGAGCGAGATGCTCGACCGCCGCAACGGCTTCCTGCACCTCACCCCCGAGAGTCACCGACGCGGCGGTGGACCCCCGATTCGGTGGGTCAACCGGCGTTCCCAGCGATCGCGGCCGTCCGAGTAG
- a CDS encoding tyrosine-type recombinase/integrase, whose product MPKKRSHGDGGLYRIRDGKLWRATVTYGRDPETGKPLVWSATSRTQKGARDKMDAAREEIAEYGAPIDKKVTVEQWAPRWLALAQRDIDPKTYSTYASLVRRHVLPAIGSIKVAALKPSDVAAVRTAIMDKGLATSTARQSHVVIRLMLDAARKDRLCRTNVADDAPAPKARRSTAVAAKRGAFTTAQAIRLLEVAAELPDGRGARWWFKMLTGARQTEVLGASIADLDLGVAGDEALMGYYAVNWKLEELSRRHGCGGMCGRVRAALCPSAQWVIPDDFEMRQVDGRWHLTRPKSKTGRVTPLIPQLAEMIRAHLALTADQPNPHGLVWHDGNGRPISPKVDGQEWRELLVAAGLISAEHAVPGGTTMTGHWARHTAVTVLMEATHGDAQLVGEIVGHSSAEVTAIYRHVREEERAAAANAVAKAWGAALPTRTAAIAGNAG is encoded by the coding sequence ATGCCGAAGAAGCGTAGCCACGGCGACGGCGGCCTGTACCGGATCCGCGACGGCAAGCTCTGGCGAGCCACCGTCACCTACGGACGTGACCCCGAGACGGGCAAGCCGCTCGTCTGGTCCGCCACGTCACGGACGCAGAAGGGCGCTCGCGACAAGATGGACGCCGCCCGCGAGGAGATCGCGGAGTACGGCGCACCGATCGACAAGAAGGTGACGGTCGAGCAGTGGGCCCCACGCTGGCTAGCCCTGGCGCAGCGCGACATCGACCCGAAGACGTATTCGACCTACGCCAGCCTCGTGCGCCGACACGTGCTCCCCGCAATCGGCTCGATCAAGGTCGCGGCCCTCAAGCCTTCCGACGTCGCCGCGGTGCGCACGGCGATCATGGATAAGGGGCTCGCGACCTCTACCGCGCGGCAATCGCACGTCGTCATTCGCCTCATGCTCGACGCCGCGCGGAAGGATCGCCTCTGCCGGACGAACGTCGCCGATGACGCTCCCGCGCCCAAGGCTCGACGGTCGACCGCCGTCGCTGCGAAGCGCGGCGCGTTCACGACCGCCCAAGCGATCCGCCTCCTCGAGGTCGCCGCCGAGCTGCCCGACGGTAGAGGTGCCCGCTGGTGGTTCAAGATGCTCACCGGGGCGCGCCAGACCGAGGTGCTCGGAGCCTCGATCGCCGACCTCGACCTCGGGGTTGCGGGCGACGAGGCGTTGATGGGCTACTACGCGGTCAACTGGAAGCTCGAGGAACTCTCCCGCCGTCACGGCTGCGGCGGGATGTGCGGGCGCGTGCGAGCAGCCCTCTGCCCGAGCGCACAGTGGGTCATCCCCGACGACTTCGAGATGCGCCAGGTCGACGGGCGCTGGCACCTGACGCGACCGAAGTCGAAGACCGGACGCGTGACGCCCCTGATCCCGCAGCTCGCCGAGATGATCCGGGCACACCTCGCGCTTACCGCCGACCAGCCGAACCCCCACGGCCTCGTGTGGCACGACGGCAACGGTCGGCCGATCAGCCCAAAGGTCGATGGTCAGGAGTGGCGCGAACTGCTGGTCGCGGCGGGCCTCATCTCCGCGGAGCACGCCGTGCCCGGCGGGACCACCATGACGGGCCACTGGGCCCGGCACACCGCCGTCACGGTCCTCATGGAGGCGACCCACGGCGACGCGCAACTCGTGGGTGAGATCGTCGGGCACTCGTCCGCCGAGGTCACCGCGATCTACCGCCACGTGCGCGAGGAGGAGCGCGCGGCTGCGGCGAACGCTGTCGCCAAGGCGTGGGGTGCCGCGCTTCCTACTCGGACGGCCGCGATCGCTGGGAACGCCGGTTGA
- a CDS encoding phage tail tube protein — translation MTRAQDNALPEGFLLGKSYEYGVDVNTGTALAPVWETVSLMSDFQLTPTPQTTDAQTYDDEGAPNSATTGWGWALAFATIIARSGTTGEYAPEIEALIRRTKPSAKGSQAQIGVRWYHQPDSASGAVPNPEDAGQGIATVSYSRANTGSDGAPERLSWTLTGVGAYTEIVNPLTTEGS, via the coding sequence ATGACCCGCGCACAGGACAACGCCCTGCCCGAGGGCTTCCTGCTTGGCAAGTCCTACGAGTACGGCGTCGACGTCAACACCGGCACGGCGCTCGCACCGGTGTGGGAGACGGTGTCGCTCATGAGCGACTTCCAGCTCACCCCGACGCCGCAGACGACCGACGCGCAGACCTATGACGACGAGGGCGCGCCCAACAGCGCCACGACCGGGTGGGGCTGGGCGCTCGCGTTCGCGACGATCATCGCCCGCTCGGGCACGACCGGCGAGTACGCCCCGGAGATCGAGGCCCTCATCCGGCGCACGAAGCCGTCGGCGAAGGGCTCGCAGGCTCAGATCGGGGTGCGCTGGTACCACCAGCCCGACTCCGCCAGCGGCGCGGTCCCCAACCCGGAAGACGCCGGCCAGGGCATCGCGACCGTGTCCTACTCGCGCGCGAACACCGGCTCCGACGGTGCGCCCGAGCGTCTGTCGTGGACGCTCACGGGCGTCGGTGCCTACACCGAGATCGTCAACCCGCTCACGACCGAGGGTTCGTGA
- a CDS encoding M23 family metallopeptidase: MIKKLRWALIPLVLVLSSLVAPANAATVTYAKYTWSDTVYRVTDGQAQAIDYNTWVAAGRPTPTTNSVIPGSYLYKWGTHQNIGLIDPTGAYHWLSSAEWNALGTPGYANRSNEGFVKLSWDSNIARMTDLNAGQGYPINLATWRAENSPEPRVANRFTGDQFYKYEGSDDIWYAGPTVNRVITFAEWQAAGSPAPRVIAAQWANPITGRVQGNYGQDRGSYTHYGEDIAAPRGTAVRATGSGTVVRTKTGVAEGSTASNGVLSGRTGNAIMVHHDDGTASYYGHLQNVNVSIGQRVTANQQIATSGNTGNSTGPHLHFEIHLRQDGNSPTNPRTFLLNRGVTLGS; this comes from the coding sequence GTGATCAAGAAACTCCGGTGGGCGCTGATCCCACTAGTCCTCGTCCTCTCCTCCCTCGTCGCTCCCGCCAACGCGGCGACGGTGACCTACGCGAAGTACACCTGGTCTGACACCGTCTACCGAGTCACCGACGGCCAGGCCCAAGCCATCGACTACAACACCTGGGTCGCAGCCGGCCGCCCCACCCCCACCACCAACAGCGTCATCCCGGGCTCCTACCTCTACAAGTGGGGCACGCATCAGAACATCGGCCTCATCGACCCCACCGGTGCCTACCACTGGCTCTCCAGCGCTGAATGGAACGCCCTCGGCACCCCCGGATACGCCAACCGGAGCAACGAGGGCTTCGTCAAGCTGTCCTGGGACAGCAACATCGCCCGCATGACCGACCTGAACGCCGGTCAGGGCTACCCCATCAACCTCGCCACATGGCGCGCCGAGAACTCCCCTGAGCCCCGGGTGGCCAACCGCTTCACGGGCGACCAGTTCTACAAGTACGAGGGCTCCGACGACATCTGGTACGCCGGCCCCACGGTCAACCGCGTCATTACCTTCGCGGAGTGGCAGGCAGCTGGATCCCCTGCTCCTCGGGTCATCGCCGCGCAGTGGGCGAACCCGATCACCGGGAGGGTCCAAGGCAACTACGGGCAGGACCGTGGCAGTTACACGCACTACGGCGAAGACATCGCGGCCCCGCGAGGGACCGCCGTCCGCGCTACCGGATCCGGCACAGTCGTGAGGACCAAGACGGGCGTCGCCGAAGGCAGCACCGCTTCCAACGGCGTGCTCTCCGGGCGCACCGGTAACGCGATCATGGTCCACCACGACGACGGCACGGCCAGCTACTACGGCCACCTGCAGAACGTGAACGTCAGCATCGGTCAGCGCGTCACCGCCAACCAGCAGATCGCGACGTCCGGCAACACCGGCAACTCGACCGGGCCCCACCTGCACTTCGAGATCCATCTCCGCCAGGACGGCAACTCGCCCACCAACCCGAGGACCTTCCTCCTCAACCGCGGGGTCACGCTCGGCTCCTAG
- a CDS encoding major capsid protein: MAVTLAQAALLSETQLQRGVVETFVQESSILDRLPLMNIEGNAYAYNREATLPGVAFRSVNEAYTESTGTVVQATESLVILGGDADVDRFIVQTRGDLNDQRAIQTRLKVKAASYKFQDAFFNGDVAVDPKGFDGLKKRLTGAQVIDAATNGLGPVAGGHDFFDALDALIGAVPGLEGSNGAIYANRAVQARIISSLRRLGGADFVNESLTNKRVLTYNGIPVLDPGLTAAGAAVLPLTETQGTSTASSSIYAVRFGEDETDQGVTGLTNGGVQVDDLGQLQEKPAYRTRIEFYCGLATFGGRAAARLRGITAS; this comes from the coding sequence ATGGCTGTCACTCTCGCTCAGGCAGCGCTGCTGTCGGAGACCCAGCTCCAGCGCGGCGTCGTCGAGACGTTCGTCCAGGAGTCGTCCATCCTCGACCGGCTGCCCCTCATGAACATCGAGGGCAACGCCTACGCCTACAACCGTGAGGCGACGCTTCCCGGCGTCGCGTTCCGGTCGGTCAACGAGGCGTACACCGAGTCGACCGGCACCGTCGTGCAGGCGACCGAGTCGCTCGTCATCCTCGGTGGCGACGCCGACGTGGACCGCTTCATCGTCCAGACCCGTGGCGACCTCAACGACCAGCGGGCGATCCAGACCCGTCTCAAGGTCAAGGCCGCGTCCTACAAGTTCCAGGACGCGTTCTTCAACGGCGACGTCGCGGTCGACCCGAAGGGCTTCGACGGACTCAAGAAGCGCCTCACCGGTGCCCAGGTCATCGACGCCGCCACCAACGGCCTCGGTCCGGTCGCCGGCGGCCACGACTTCTTCGACGCGCTCGACGCGCTCATCGGAGCGGTCCCCGGCCTCGAGGGCAGCAACGGCGCGATCTACGCCAACCGCGCCGTCCAGGCCCGCATCATCTCGAGCCTGCGCCGTCTCGGCGGTGCCGACTTCGTGAACGAGTCGCTCACGAACAAGCGCGTCCTCACCTACAACGGCATCCCCGTCCTCGACCCCGGCCTCACCGCCGCGGGTGCGGCTGTCCTGCCGCTGACCGAGACGCAGGGCACCTCGACCGCCTCGTCCTCGATCTACGCCGTCCGCTTCGGCGAGGACGAGACCGACCAGGGCGTCACTGGCCTCACCAACGGCGGCGTCCAGGTCGACGACCTGGGCCAGCTGCAGGAGAAGCCGGCCTACCGCACCCGCATCGAGTTCTACTGCGGGCTCGCGACGTTCGGGGGCCGAGCCGCCGCTCGCCTCCGTGGCATCACCGCCTCCTGA
- a CDS encoding ImmA/IrrE family metallo-endopeptidase codes for MLVKDKARQDAREVLDETWSAGYPVDPERIATHLGIIVRRTYLEDGVSGLLRVEPGRDAEIFVSATDTEQRQRFTIAHELGHYWERTSRGDTDFNIVERRGGKYDLHEFYADEFAGALLMPEHQVRDLVNGGAGLARLVREFDLSVPAVRKRLDNLAIKL; via the coding sequence ATGCTGGTGAAGGACAAGGCGCGACAGGACGCCCGCGAGGTTCTCGATGAGACCTGGAGCGCGGGGTACCCGGTCGACCCTGAGCGCATCGCTACCCACCTCGGCATCATCGTGCGTCGGACCTACCTCGAAGACGGAGTCTCCGGCCTCCTCCGGGTCGAGCCTGGGCGAGACGCCGAGATCTTCGTCAGCGCAACCGACACCGAGCAGCGCCAGCGGTTCACGATCGCCCACGAGCTTGGTCACTACTGGGAGCGAACCAGCCGTGGCGACACCGACTTCAACATCGTCGAGCGTCGCGGCGGGAAGTACGACCTGCACGAGTTCTACGCTGACGAGTTCGCGGGCGCACTCCTGATGCCCGAGCACCAGGTCCGAGACCTCGTGAACGGAGGTGCGGGTCTAGCGAGGCTTGTCAGGGAGTTCGACCTCTCTGTCCCGGCCGTACGCAAGCGGCTCGACAACCTCGCCATCAAGCTGTGA
- a CDS encoding minor capsid protein: protein MDDSQLTQAICRLLAEIPGWEWRPAGPAYTTVEVGVQYGSLQASPDRGVAVRVYSSVDELQTGLATRSAQLRFRGARNAVDSADKLASVAFRHLQGLSRREGISGIRRLSMAPIGADANGREERTDNYELLLELTPEVSP from the coding sequence GTGGATGACTCGCAGCTCACCCAGGCTATTTGTCGTCTGCTGGCAGAGATCCCGGGCTGGGAGTGGCGGCCTGCCGGCCCGGCCTACACGACGGTCGAAGTCGGAGTGCAGTACGGATCGCTGCAAGCCAGCCCCGACCGCGGTGTTGCCGTGCGCGTCTATTCATCCGTCGACGAGTTGCAGACCGGGCTGGCTACACGATCCGCGCAACTGCGGTTCCGGGGCGCTAGAAACGCCGTCGACAGCGCAGACAAGTTGGCCTCGGTCGCGTTTCGGCACCTGCAGGGCCTCTCCCGCCGGGAGGGGATCAGCGGCATCCGCCGCCTCTCGATGGCACCGATCGGTGCCGACGCCAACGGCCGCGAGGAGCGGACCGACAACTACGAGCTGCTGCTCGAACTCACCCCGGAGGTATCACCATGA
- a CDS encoding phage tail tape measure protein codes for MRAAELEVLLTANTQQVAKAEREIKATGQRIEGKPIEAKVNANAKPALEGMEEVEEAAKRIVSAKTVARIESDIEDAEAGAEKIREELDYLRALSTDVQVDADIAKAEDKLQRTERTLDGLRSARATMTVDADTSDAESEVENLADDAEDTLDEGGSSGGAAFGKGIIAGLATIPIVGAVAKIGEAAVEGLIGAFQDGLQVEVRQDRLQALTGISEEDAARFGRIASEAYTQGYGESAAENMDTARVALQGGLLDVDGTRRDSQRVIESLAGIADVLGEDVAPVSTAVTTMLRAGLIKSSQEGFDILAAGAREGVNAQEDLLDTFIEYPALFSRLGLSGDQALGLVNQGLRAGARNSDLAADALKEFQIRATDGSEASAEGFKTLGLNAEKMTKQIAEGGDGAREGLDTVLDKLREIEDPVKRNAAAVALFGTQAEDLGDALFAMDVSTAVEGLNGVQGAAQKMFDTIASNDASQIETAKRNIEVAAEGIKGALAGAFADPLAEGAEWISQNRGPLLEFFKGLANGAFDFGDAVIEGMAAGTESIGVFVSGPLADLVEGFADTLESASLLGPLLGVLGPDLPDPQVFRDMADGMRGFETSTEQAADEMRTNLGGALDSARERFNGFIDPEITSGYLHDATLRLATAVDEVGYSADGAKLSLEGYDGANLSTAASGAELESQIRSAISAMGDEVAAAAAAGEGQDALTQRYQSSRQALQEQLTAMGLTEDQARALIDTYSAIPETESTDISSNANERSVEVDGLATKVRLLPDGTVEIDANTADAKEVIDRFVSEQSRRTIRMNLAVNAGGGGAGYASMQHDGSVLMPMAGGGTLTPMAPIAQTVDPNTWRIVGDRMTHREFYIPDDGSPRSRAILAEAMRSFGMQAMAAGGALSPGGGARGFGGVVVHMTVSDSKHALSTAYAVKGLLEQATDADPGGVTL; via the coding sequence ATGCGCGCAGCCGAGCTGGAAGTCCTCCTCACGGCCAACACCCAGCAGGTGGCGAAGGCCGAGCGGGAGATCAAGGCCACCGGTCAGCGCATCGAGGGCAAGCCCATCGAGGCGAAGGTCAACGCGAACGCGAAGCCCGCGCTCGAGGGGATGGAGGAGGTCGAGGAGGCCGCGAAGCGGATCGTCTCGGCCAAGACCGTCGCGCGCATCGAGTCCGACATCGAGGACGCCGAGGCCGGAGCCGAGAAGATCCGCGAGGAGCTCGACTACCTCCGCGCGCTCTCCACGGACGTACAGGTCGACGCCGACATCGCCAAGGCCGAGGACAAGCTGCAGCGCACCGAGCGCACGCTCGACGGCCTGCGCAGCGCCCGGGCCACGATGACGGTCGACGCCGACACCTCCGACGCCGAGTCGGAGGTCGAGAACCTCGCCGACGACGCCGAGGACACCCTCGACGAGGGCGGCTCCTCCGGCGGTGCCGCCTTCGGCAAGGGGATCATCGCGGGCCTCGCGACGATCCCGATCGTGGGCGCGGTCGCCAAGATCGGTGAGGCCGCCGTCGAGGGCCTGATCGGGGCGTTCCAGGACGGGCTGCAGGTCGAGGTGCGCCAGGACCGCCTGCAGGCGCTGACCGGGATCAGCGAGGAGGACGCCGCCCGCTTCGGCCGGATCGCGTCCGAGGCCTACACCCAGGGGTACGGCGAGTCGGCAGCCGAGAACATGGACACCGCTCGCGTCGCCCTGCAGGGCGGGCTACTCGACGTCGACGGCACGCGCCGCGACTCGCAGCGCGTCATCGAGTCGCTCGCGGGCATCGCCGACGTCCTCGGCGAAGACGTCGCCCCGGTCTCGACGGCCGTCACGACGATGCTTCGGGCCGGCCTGATCAAGTCGTCCCAGGAGGGCTTCGACATCCTCGCCGCTGGCGCACGCGAGGGCGTGAACGCCCAGGAGGACCTGCTCGACACCTTCATCGAGTACCCCGCGCTGTTCTCTCGCCTCGGCCTATCGGGTGATCAGGCACTCGGACTCGTGAACCAGGGCCTGAGGGCGGGTGCGCGCAACAGTGACCTGGCCGCGGACGCCCTCAAGGAGTTCCAGATCCGGGCGACCGACGGGTCGGAGGCCAGCGCGGAGGGGTTCAAGACCCTCGGCCTGAACGCCGAGAAGATGACGAAGCAGATCGCCGAGGGCGGTGACGGCGCACGCGAGGGACTCGACACCGTCCTGGACAAGCTGCGCGAGATCGAGGACCCGGTCAAGCGCAACGCCGCCGCCGTGGCCCTGTTCGGAACCCAGGCGGAGGACCTCGGCGACGCCCTGTTCGCCATGGACGTCTCCACCGCGGTCGAGGGCCTGAACGGCGTCCAGGGTGCCGCGCAGAAGATGTTCGACACCATCGCGTCCAACGACGCCTCCCAGATCGAGACCGCGAAGCGGAACATCGAGGTCGCCGCGGAGGGCATCAAGGGCGCTCTCGCGGGAGCGTTCGCTGACCCTCTTGCCGAGGGCGCGGAGTGGATCTCGCAGAACCGGGGCCCGCTGCTGGAGTTCTTCAAGGGTCTCGCCAACGGCGCGTTCGACTTCGGTGACGCCGTCATCGAGGGCATGGCCGCCGGCACCGAGTCGATCGGCGTCTTCGTCTCCGGCCCGCTGGCGGACCTAGTGGAGGGGTTCGCCGACACCCTTGAGTCCGCGTCGCTGCTCGGCCCGCTCCTGGGCGTCCTGGGACCGGACCTACCCGACCCGCAGGTCTTCCGCGACATGGCCGACGGGATGCGCGGCTTCGAGACCAGCACCGAGCAGGCCGCCGACGAGATGCGCACCAACCTCGGGGGCGCGCTCGACTCCGCCCGGGAGCGGTTCAACGGCTTCATCGACCCCGAGATCACCTCGGGCTACCTGCACGATGCGACGCTCCGACTCGCGACGGCGGTCGACGAGGTGGGGTACTCGGCCGACGGCGCGAAGCTCTCGCTCGAGGGGTATGACGGGGCGAACCTGTCGACGGCCGCCTCGGGTGCGGAGCTCGAGTCGCAGATTCGCAGCGCGATCTCGGCGATGGGTGACGAGGTCGCCGCGGCGGCTGCGGCGGGCGAGGGGCAGGACGCCCTCACGCAGCGCTACCAGTCGAGTCGTCAGGCGCTGCAGGAGCAGCTCACCGCGATGGGCCTCACTGAGGACCAGGCGCGAGCGCTGATCGACACGTACTCGGCGATCCCGGAGACGGAGTCGACGGACATCTCGTCGAACGCGAACGAGCGTTCAGTGGAGGTGGACGGTCTCGCGACCAAGGTGCGGCTGCTGCCGGACGGGACGGTCGAGATCGACGCGAACACCGCGGACGCGAAGGAGGTCATCGATCGGTTCGTGAGCGAGCAGTCGCGGCGAACGATCCGGATGAACCTCGCCGTGAACGCGGGCGGTGGCGGCGCAGGGTACGCGTCGATGCAGCACGACGGCTCGGTCCTGATGCCGATGGCCGGCGGCGGCACCCTGACGCCGATGGCTCCCATCGCGCAGACGGTCGACCCGAACACCTGGCGGATCGTGGGCGACCGGATGACGCACCGGGAGTTCTACATCCCCGACGACGGCTCGCCTCGCTCGCGCGCGATCCTCGCTGAGGCCATGCGGTCCTTCGGGATGCAGGCGATGGCAGCCGGCGGCGCGCTCTCGCCCGGCGGCGGCGCGCGCGGCTTCGGCGGCGTTGTGGTCCACATGACGGTGTCCGACTCCAAGCACGCCCTTTCGACGGCATACGCCGTGAAGGGCCTGCTCGAGCAGGCGACCGACGCCGACCCGGGAGGTGTGACGCTGTGA